One Streptomyces sp. B21-105 genomic region harbors:
- a CDS encoding ABC transporter permease has protein sequence MTTKTPPETPDAPTPAATPVRAPAPTGSPTGALNASRTAATAARVLRQLRHDPRTIALLILIPCVMLLLLRYVFDGSPRTFDNIGASLLGIFPLITMFLVTSIATLRERTSGTLERLLAMPLGKGDLIAGYALAFGALAIVQSALATGLAVWFLDLDVTGSPWLLLLVALLDALLGTALGLFVSAFAASEFQAVQFMPAVIFPQLLLCGLFAPRDTMHPALETLSDVLPMSYAVDGMNEVLTHTDMTATFVRDVLIVGGCALLVLCLGAATLRRRTQ, from the coding sequence ATGACGACCAAGACGCCCCCCGAGACCCCGGACGCCCCCACTCCTGCCGCCACCCCTGTCCGTGCCCCCGCCCCGACCGGCAGCCCGACCGGCGCCCTGAACGCCTCCCGGACCGCCGCCACCGCCGCCCGCGTCCTGCGCCAACTGCGCCACGACCCCCGCACCATCGCGCTGCTGATCCTCATCCCCTGCGTGATGCTGCTTCTGCTCCGGTACGTCTTCGACGGCAGCCCCCGCACCTTCGACAACATCGGTGCGTCCCTGCTGGGCATCTTCCCGCTGATCACGATGTTCCTGGTCACGTCCATCGCCACCCTGCGCGAACGCACCTCGGGCACCCTCGAACGCCTCCTCGCGATGCCCCTCGGCAAGGGCGACCTGATCGCCGGCTACGCCCTGGCCTTCGGAGCCCTCGCGATCGTCCAGTCGGCCCTCGCCACCGGCCTGGCCGTCTGGTTCCTCGACCTGGACGTCACCGGCAGCCCCTGGCTGCTCCTTCTGGTCGCGCTCCTCGACGCGCTTCTCGGCACCGCCCTCGGCCTCTTCGTCTCGGCGTTCGCGGCCTCCGAGTTCCAGGCCGTCCAGTTCATGCCGGCGGTGATCTTCCCCCAGCTCCTCCTCTGCGGCCTCTTCGCCCCCCGCGACACCATGCACCCCGCCCTGGAGACGCTCTCCGACGTCCTTCCCATGTCGTACGCCGTCGACGGCATGAACGAGGTCCTCACCCACACCGACATGACGGCCACCTTCGTACGGGACGTCCTCATCGTCGGCGGCTGCGCCCTCCTCGTCCTCTGCCTGGGCGCCGCAACCCTCCGCCGCCGCACACAGTGA